Proteins from a single region of Bremerella sp. JC817:
- a CDS encoding Lpg1974 family pore-forming outer membrane protein yields MNRCIASLILLLASCLPAAAEGVTPFAEALIWHASAETSSIWASDLNLADTFGATNVEFGWSPGIRAGIDLAPPEWQWDVEVSATHFSTSQESSIPSGFNLVIPEFFSGFVSGYSTDFFGADVDWSIKYTSFDFEAGHDIEMGCNWLVRPQFGLKAAVINQDVTSHWTGLFSLITATERVRHEFFGIGPTAGVAVRWNPGGGSLGLVGEVNGAMLYGTWNVTDDFQRTDGGTPGSGYEAFTTSMKDSQLGTVMLQSFFGMQWKLPCQLDVVAEVGYETQWWANQQRMLTFQQLSMHGDLTFQGGVCGIAVSY; encoded by the coding sequence ATGAACCGTTGTATTGCATCCCTGATCCTCCTGCTTGCCAGTTGCCTGCCGGCTGCTGCCGAGGGAGTTACGCCTTTTGCCGAGGCGTTGATCTGGCATGCCTCGGCGGAAACATCGTCGATCTGGGCGAGCGATTTGAACCTGGCCGATACCTTTGGCGCGACGAACGTCGAGTTCGGCTGGTCGCCAGGCATCCGAGCCGGCATCGATCTGGCTCCGCCAGAGTGGCAATGGGACGTCGAGGTTTCCGCCACGCACTTTTCCACCTCGCAAGAGTCTTCGATTCCATCTGGCTTCAACCTGGTGATTCCCGAGTTCTTCAGTGGTTTCGTCAGTGGCTATTCAACCGACTTCTTTGGCGCGGATGTCGACTGGTCGATCAAATACACGAGCTTCGATTTCGAGGCTGGCCACGATATTGAAATGGGATGCAACTGGCTCGTTCGTCCCCAGTTCGGTCTGAAGGCGGCCGTGATCAATCAAGATGTCACCTCCCATTGGACCGGGCTCTTTTCGTTGATCACCGCCACCGAACGTGTTCGCCACGAGTTCTTCGGTATCGGTCCCACCGCTGGCGTGGCCGTGCGCTGGAATCCTGGCGGTGGCTCGTTGGGCCTGGTGGGCGAAGTCAACGGCGCTATGCTGTATGGAACCTGGAACGTGACCGACGATTTCCAACGAACCGATGGCGGCACGCCTGGCAGCGGTTACGAGGCCTTCACGACCAGCATGAAAGATTCGCAGCTTGGCACCGTCATGCTACAGTCGTTCTTCGGGATGCAGTGGAAGCTTCCGTGTCAGCTCGATGTCGTGGCCGAGGTGGGATATGAAACGCAGTGGTGGGCCAATCAACAGCGGATGCTGACTTTCCAGCAGCTGTCGATGCATGGCGATTTGACTTTCCAAGGTGGTGTATGCGGTATTGCAGTTTCGTACTGA
- a CDS encoding Lpg1974 family pore-forming outer membrane protein has protein sequence MRYCSFVLICLLGMVSPVHAAETFGELLYWKVTEPVDWVLDTNNLPVYQYINYKSTTYDFSPGFRVGGSLGGDWSPTLAWTHFQTDTEDSATGDLTSAFLGGKDSQPPAPKTYFDSGQIDAQINYDVIDLDGGVPMEIASWLTIRPVIGVRAGIIRQSFHTQFQASYSDAGTPTDVHVIETAESNFWGIGPKVGIENHYALLQTDRCQVDLMAKFYASYLLGHWDVPDLASTNKTQGGSTMTTSQRIQVDERDFSSLAFQAIVGVHWKYSAWSGSIGYELNDWLDQCQIFTDATGPQNNDLLLQGLTANIALEF, from the coding sequence ATGCGGTATTGCAGTTTCGTACTGATCTGCTTGCTGGGGATGGTCTCCCCAGTACACGCCGCCGAAACCTTCGGTGAGTTGCTGTACTGGAAAGTGACCGAGCCGGTCGATTGGGTGCTCGACACCAACAATCTGCCGGTCTACCAGTACATCAATTACAAATCGACCACGTACGACTTCTCGCCCGGCTTTCGCGTGGGAGGTTCGCTTGGTGGTGACTGGTCGCCGACGCTGGCCTGGACGCACTTCCAGACCGATACGGAAGATTCCGCGACCGGCGATCTGACCTCCGCCTTTCTTGGCGGGAAAGATTCGCAGCCGCCGGCCCCCAAAACCTATTTCGATTCCGGGCAGATCGACGCCCAGATCAACTACGACGTGATCGACCTCGATGGCGGCGTTCCGATGGAAATCGCTTCGTGGCTGACCATTCGTCCGGTGATCGGTGTACGAGCTGGCATCATTCGGCAATCGTTCCACACGCAGTTCCAAGCCAGTTATAGCGATGCGGGCACCCCCACCGACGTGCACGTGATCGAAACGGCGGAAAGCAACTTCTGGGGAATTGGCCCGAAGGTTGGGATCGAGAACCACTACGCCTTGCTGCAAACCGATCGGTGCCAGGTTGACCTGATGGCGAAGTTCTATGCTTCGTACCTGCTAGGGCATTGGGACGTCCCCGACCTGGCCTCGACGAATAAAACCCAAGGCGGATCGACGATGACCACCTCCCAGCGAATCCAGGTCGACGAGCGCGACTTCAGTTCGCTGGCGTTTCAAGCGATCGTCGGCGTTCACTGGAAGTATTCTGCCTGGAGCGGCAGCATCGGGTACGAACTGAACGACTGGCTCGACCAATGCCAGATCTTCACCGATGCCACCGGCCCGCAAAATAACGACTTGCTGCTACAAGGCCTGACGGCGAACATTGCCCTGGAGTTTTAA
- the nusA gene encoding transcription termination factor NusA: MNPSEVLRIVDAIHRDKKIDKEIVFQAIESALVSASRKYHSEDAEVVINIDRKDGTISGHIDGVPMDPEETVGRIGAQTAKQVIIQKIREAERDALHEEYDDLIGQMVNGVVHRAEGGATIVTLDNVEAILPRSEQIPGESFHANDRVRAVVFEVRKQGSRVKVVLSRTNKRFVERLFEQEIPEIAENVIEIRNISREPGYRSKVAVDSSDQRVDCVGACVGVRGNRIKNIVDELAGERIDIVRWSENPQELITNALQPAEVEEVILCQMMGRAIVLVREDQLSLAIGRRGQNVRLASKLCGWDIEIMLREELEEQIDRAVTGFSSIEGITDEVAEQLVGEGFLSYDDLSVIETDALMEMGTYTEEQCEQIRDLAEQKAEQAEKAMEAERRRIRDEKPKDGGSAQ; the protein is encoded by the coding sequence ATGAACCCGTCTGAAGTCTTGCGAATCGTTGACGCGATTCATCGGGACAAAAAGATCGACAAGGAAATCGTCTTCCAGGCGATCGAATCGGCATTGGTTTCTGCTTCGCGGAAGTACCATTCCGAGGACGCCGAGGTCGTGATCAATATCGATCGAAAAGACGGCACCATCAGCGGACACATCGACGGTGTACCGATGGACCCGGAAGAAACCGTGGGTCGAATCGGTGCGCAGACCGCCAAGCAAGTTATTATTCAGAAAATCCGTGAAGCGGAACGTGATGCGCTGCACGAAGAGTACGACGACCTGATCGGCCAGATGGTCAATGGCGTCGTGCACCGAGCCGAAGGGGGCGCGACGATCGTCACCCTCGACAATGTGGAAGCAATCCTCCCACGCAGCGAGCAAATCCCGGGCGAATCGTTCCATGCGAACGATCGTGTCCGTGCCGTGGTGTTCGAAGTGCGCAAACAGGGCAGCCGCGTGAAAGTGGTCCTGAGCCGTACCAACAAGCGATTCGTGGAACGTTTGTTCGAACAGGAAATCCCGGAAATCGCTGAAAACGTGATCGAAATCCGCAACATCAGTCGCGAGCCCGGCTACCGCAGCAAGGTAGCTGTCGACAGCTCCGACCAGCGCGTCGACTGTGTCGGGGCGTGCGTGGGTGTCCGCGGTAATCGCATCAAAAACATCGTGGATGAACTGGCCGGCGAACGCATTGATATCGTCCGCTGGAGTGAAAATCCGCAAGAACTGATCACTAACGCCCTGCAACCGGCGGAAGTCGAGGAAGTGATTCTGTGCCAGATGATGGGTCGTGCCATCGTCCTGGTGCGTGAAGATCAACTCTCGTTGGCCATCGGTCGTCGTGGGCAAAACGTTCGCCTGGCAAGCAAGCTGTGCGGATGGGATATCGAGATCATGCTCCGCGAAGAACTCGAAGAGCAGATCGACCGCGCCGTGACTGGCTTCAGCTCGATTGAAGGCATTACGGACGAAGTGGCCGAACAATTGGTCGGGGAAGGGTTCCTTTCTTACGACGACTTGTCGGTCATCGAAACCGATGCCCTCATGGAAATGGGGACTTACACGGAAGAACAATGCGAACAGATCCGCGATCTGGCTGAGCAAAAAGCTGAACAGGCCGAAAAGGCCATGGAGGCTGAACGCCGGCGAATCCGCGATGAAAAACCTAAAGATGGCGGCTCCGCCCAATGA
- a CDS encoding beta-ketoacyl-[acyl-carrier-protein] synthase family protein, translating to MQSRRVVITGMGQISPLGMDLESFTNAFDSGTSGIRKIESLPGEALPSPYAGEAREFTGNIADFGDVDKNAMRSIRKNLKVMCREIQMGVAAAQRALQHGGLASGSFDPERCGVIYGSDYMMTLPEEFDKATAACINDAGEFDFEVWAEKGLPEVNPLWLLKYLPNMPASHIAIFNDMRGPNNSITLREASAGAALGEAMMTIARGHADVIVAGSTGTRVHETRTCHSYLQDPIAKGTDESCGKCLPFDLNRKGMIIGEGAGALLLESLEHAEARGAKILGEVIGQSICTGWNADRSPNRPAAIVNAMNMVCRDAGIGASDIGHINAHGLGSQQSDWDEAEGLREFLGDSVKTVPVVAMKSYFGNLGAGSGVIEVIGSLLAMQKKQLPGTLGYSTPDPKCELNIQADSQEIAADGVFVSLNFSPQGQASAIAIRGV from the coding sequence ATGCAATCGCGACGAGTAGTCATTACCGGCATGGGCCAGATCAGTCCTCTTGGGATGGACCTGGAATCCTTTACCAACGCTTTCGACTCAGGCACTTCTGGCATCCGCAAGATTGAGAGCCTGCCCGGCGAAGCATTGCCGTCTCCGTATGCCGGAGAAGCACGTGAATTCACCGGCAACATTGCCGACTTCGGCGATGTGGACAAGAACGCCATGCGTTCGATCCGCAAGAACCTGAAGGTCATGTGTCGCGAAATCCAGATGGGTGTGGCCGCCGCTCAGCGCGCCCTCCAGCATGGCGGCCTGGCCAGCGGCAGCTTCGATCCGGAACGTTGTGGTGTGATTTACGGCTCGGACTACATGATGACCCTGCCCGAAGAGTTCGACAAAGCGACCGCCGCGTGCATCAACGATGCTGGCGAATTCGACTTTGAGGTCTGGGCTGAAAAGGGCCTGCCCGAAGTCAATCCGCTGTGGTTGCTTAAATACCTGCCGAACATGCCTGCCAGCCATATCGCGATTTTCAACGATATGCGCGGCCCCAACAACTCGATTACGCTTCGCGAGGCCTCGGCCGGCGCTGCCCTGGGCGAAGCGATGATGACCATCGCCCGCGGCCATGCCGACGTGATCGTCGCTGGCTCGACCGGCACCCGGGTGCACGAAACACGCACCTGCCACTCGTATTTGCAGGATCCAATCGCCAAGGGAACGGACGAATCGTGCGGCAAATGCCTGCCATTTGACCTGAATCGCAAGGGAATGATCATCGGCGAAGGGGCAGGGGCGTTGCTGCTGGAATCGCTGGAGCATGCCGAAGCCCGCGGCGCTAAGATCCTGGGGGAAGTCATCGGCCAATCGATCTGCACCGGCTGGAACGCCGATCGCAGCCCGAATCGCCCAGCCGCCATCGTCAATGCAATGAACATGGTCTGCCGCGACGCAGGGATCGGTGCCAGCGATATTGGCCACATCAACGCCCATGGCCTGGGAAGTCAGCAGTCTGACTGGGATGAAGCGGAAGGACTGCGAGAATTTCTTGGCGATTCTGTAAAAACCGTGCCCGTGGTCGCGATGAAGAGCTATTTTGGTAACCTCGGGGCAGGTAGTGGCGTCATAGAAGTAATTGGCAGCCTGCTGGCAATGCAAAAGAAGCAATTGCCAGGAACCCTTGGCTACAGCACTCCAGACCCGAAATGCGAGCTGAACATTCAGGCCGATTCGCAAGAAATCGCTGCGGACGGGGTGTTCGTCAGTTTGAACTTTAGCCCGCAAGGTCAGGCCTCGGCAATCGCGATTCGCGGCGTCTAA
- a CDS encoding Lpg1974 family pore-forming outer membrane protein: MQHTSCKMPRHPEIANDRAQPIGCGRWSLLLAMTIAMLAGNPLWAQTVEEIPWDTHESLAWQEVASIADTAPVRTWTPFAELLAWKLTEGSAENWAQEITPLGSGSLYGTASLVEAPFSWNAGLRVGLEIEHPAEEVQATLSYTYFGTTATAQAAGVVYSAFLGNFYADNPDGAAFGPNYRSADLDWDVQFHTLDLEFGKTLAISSALALRPYVGIKGAVIRQNIDSTWHDPIDSSSHTYLYSSATEKLKQDFWGLGPTLGIHAIAPISITPSHSVTAYFNPSATLMYGNWTFSDVFQTDGLTSTTILTPSTIAINSEDIHGAATMLRLSCGLQWEQPGRRVTTRLRLGYEAQVWLNQMQFYSYNMGRLNNLMSVQGGLLEIGLSF, from the coding sequence ATGCAGCACACTTCCTGCAAGATGCCGCGGCATCCTGAGATCGCGAACGATCGTGCCCAGCCAATTGGCTGCGGTCGCTGGTCGCTGCTGCTTGCGATGACGATCGCGATGCTTGCCGGCAATCCCTTGTGGGCCCAAACAGTTGAAGAAATTCCCTGGGACACGCATGAGTCGCTGGCCTGGCAGGAAGTCGCCTCGATCGCCGACACAGCGCCCGTTCGCACATGGACACCCTTCGCCGAACTGTTGGCATGGAAGCTTACCGAAGGGAGCGCCGAGAACTGGGCCCAAGAGATCACGCCGCTTGGTTCCGGCAGCCTCTATGGCACAGCGTCGCTCGTCGAAGCTCCTTTCAGTTGGAATGCCGGCCTAAGGGTTGGGCTCGAGATCGAGCATCCGGCGGAAGAGGTTCAGGCCACCCTCAGCTACACCTATTTCGGCACGACCGCCACCGCGCAAGCCGCCGGCGTGGTTTACTCCGCGTTCCTGGGGAACTTCTACGCCGACAATCCCGACGGCGCCGCCTTTGGTCCGAACTACCGCAGCGCCGACCTCGACTGGGACGTGCAGTTTCATACGCTCGATCTGGAATTCGGGAAGACGCTCGCCATCAGTTCCGCCTTGGCACTGCGTCCATACGTCGGCATCAAAGGGGCCGTGATTAGGCAGAATATCGACTCGACCTGGCACGATCCGATCGACTCATCTTCGCATACCTACCTCTACAGCAGCGCGACCGAAAAACTGAAGCAAGACTTCTGGGGTCTCGGTCCCACGCTGGGGATTCACGCCATCGCTCCGATATCGATCACGCCATCACACAGCGTGACCGCCTACTTCAATCCGTCGGCGACGTTGATGTATGGCAACTGGACCTTCAGCGATGTCTTTCAAACCGATGGGCTGACGTCGACGACGATCCTCACGCCATCAACGATTGCAATCAACTCGGAAGACATCCACGGCGCTGCCACAATGCTGCGGCTCTCTTGTGGTCTGCAGTGGGAACAGCCAGGGCGTCGCGTGACGACTCGCCTGCGACTGGGTTACGAAGCTCAGGTCTGGCTGAATCAAATGCAGTTCTATTCGTACAACATGGGCCGACTCAACAACCTGATGTCGGTTCAAGGTGGCCTCCTGGAAATTGGCTTGAGCTTTTAA
- the infB gene encoding translation initiation factor IF-2, producing MPIRIYALAKELQVDSKQLVDICNRAGVTGKGSALASLDDDELVKVKAFLNKDSGGDGGSRGSQSRSSTTDEPLRPERPSQPAKPSRIRTLGGPAKPRSREDEEQPADEVEATDMPVATETEAPSIDSPDEAAPEIISAEAPSAPGDSQDTADDVEQPSEQSAESDSPAVQPVHKDAPIRGIRRGDYIAIGSQRKVRTLGGGGAKKQDEDREKPKPKPKKVGPSVKIAKLPTAPAPKPQAETKEPAAQKPIMQLPKEAIKGAKKGQKAPLEEFTKLHEKKRKSKDRKSVAEIDEPTELREDDDSATKVARKKGKSTGMAGMAGSRDARTQGRKRTKSISTDVDSDDLRRGRRPRPRRDKSSSKVSTAAPRKTDVALELPCSLREFSEASGLPVQAVQRTLMSYGQMVTINAMLDAETAELLAAEHGIDLIIKTPESIEDTLIAEIEDLVDDPDQLSERPPVVTFLGHVDHGKTSLLDKIIGLDVVSGEAGGITQHIRAYIVDKGEKKIAFVDTPGHEAFTEMRARGANVTDIAVLIVAADDGVMPQTEEAISHAKAANVPIIVALNKMDVPGANPEKALQQLSQHGLLPAEWGGDVEVVKTSAMTGEGVDTLLETILLTSEIHEYQANPNRNAVGVCLEAEQESDRGVLAKLIVNNGSLKVGDVIVCGSTYGRVKAMYDTLNPRKRLEVAPPSTPVNVTGFDEAPAAGEKFYVLEDIADAREIAEMRASRSREQHLGGHTVKVSFEDFQARLQSGNLAGDDAGIVYLNIILRADTRGSIEAIQKELDKLDHPEVKVRVMQATVGGVTVADVTLASASDAVIVAFNVIPDEAARSLADDRGVEIRRYNIIYKVTEDIKLLLEGQLRPESRITELGRALVQRTFSISRIGTIAGCRVLGGIIERNCRIRVNRDGRGIGEYGLDSLKREKDDVKEVREGYECGIKLVGFNDIKDGDILEAFKVEEFARTLDS from the coding sequence GTGCCCATACGAATTTACGCGTTAGCTAAAGAACTCCAGGTAGATAGCAAGCAACTCGTCGACATCTGCAACCGCGCAGGCGTTACTGGGAAGGGGTCTGCACTTGCCAGCCTGGACGATGACGAACTGGTCAAAGTAAAGGCCTTTCTCAACAAAGACTCCGGGGGCGACGGCGGAAGCCGTGGCTCGCAAAGCCGTTCGTCGACTACAGACGAACCTCTTCGACCGGAGCGTCCCAGCCAGCCGGCCAAGCCTAGCAGAATTCGTACTCTGGGCGGCCCCGCCAAGCCTCGTTCACGCGAAGACGAGGAACAACCTGCCGACGAAGTCGAAGCTACCGATATGCCGGTTGCCACTGAAACCGAAGCTCCCTCGATCGATTCTCCCGACGAGGCCGCACCTGAAATCATCTCGGCCGAAGCACCTTCGGCGCCGGGCGACAGCCAGGATACTGCCGACGACGTCGAGCAGCCTTCCGAACAGTCGGCCGAATCCGATTCGCCCGCAGTCCAGCCGGTTCACAAGGACGCGCCGATCCGCGGCATCCGCCGTGGCGACTATATCGCCATCGGATCGCAGCGTAAGGTTCGCACCTTAGGTGGTGGCGGTGCCAAGAAGCAGGACGAAGATCGCGAAAAGCCCAAACCGAAGCCGAAGAAGGTTGGCCCGAGCGTAAAGATCGCCAAGCTTCCGACCGCACCTGCGCCGAAGCCTCAGGCCGAAACCAAAGAGCCTGCCGCTCAGAAGCCGATCATGCAGCTTCCCAAGGAAGCGATCAAAGGTGCCAAGAAGGGGCAGAAGGCTCCGCTCGAAGAATTCACCAAGCTTCACGAGAAGAAACGCAAATCGAAGGATCGCAAGTCGGTTGCTGAAATCGACGAGCCGACCGAATTGCGAGAAGACGACGATTCGGCCACCAAGGTTGCCCGCAAGAAGGGCAAGTCGACCGGTATGGCCGGAATGGCTGGTAGCCGTGATGCCCGTACCCAGGGTCGCAAGCGCACCAAGTCGATTTCGACAGATGTCGATAGCGATGACTTGCGACGCGGTCGCCGTCCGCGTCCACGTCGCGACAAGTCGAGCAGCAAGGTTTCGACCGCCGCTCCACGCAAGACCGACGTCGCCCTCGAGTTGCCTTGTTCGTTGCGAGAATTCTCGGAAGCCTCCGGTCTGCCAGTTCAAGCGGTGCAGCGTACTCTGATGAGCTATGGCCAGATGGTCACCATCAACGCCATGCTCGACGCCGAAACGGCCGAACTTTTGGCCGCAGAACATGGCATCGATCTCATTATCAAGACACCAGAGTCGATCGAAGACACGCTGATCGCCGAAATCGAAGACTTGGTCGACGATCCGGATCAACTCAGCGAACGTCCGCCGGTGGTTACCTTCCTTGGCCACGTCGACCATGGTAAGACCTCGTTGCTGGATAAGATCATCGGCCTGGACGTTGTCAGTGGCGAAGCGGGCGGTATCACCCAGCACATTCGAGCCTACATTGTCGACAAGGGCGAAAAGAAAATCGCCTTCGTCGATACTCCGGGCCACGAAGCATTTACGGAAATGCGTGCTCGTGGTGCCAACGTGACCGATATCGCTGTGCTGATCGTGGCCGCCGACGACGGTGTCATGCCGCAGACGGAAGAAGCCATCAGCCACGCTAAAGCCGCGAATGTGCCCATCATTGTTGCTCTCAACAAGATGGACGTTCCGGGTGCCAACCCAGAAAAAGCCCTGCAGCAGCTTTCGCAGCATGGCCTGTTGCCGGCCGAATGGGGTGGTGACGTTGAAGTGGTCAAAACCAGTGCCATGACCGGCGAAGGGGTCGATACCCTGCTGGAAACGATCCTGCTGACCTCGGAAATCCACGAGTACCAGGCCAACCCAAACCGCAACGCTGTGGGTGTCTGCCTGGAAGCCGAACAGGAATCGGACCGTGGTGTGTTGGCCAAGTTGATCGTCAACAATGGCTCGCTCAAAGTGGGCGACGTCATCGTCTGCGGTTCGACCTATGGCCGCGTCAAAGCGATGTACGACACGCTCAACCCACGTAAGCGTTTGGAAGTGGCTCCACCTTCCACGCCAGTCAACGTCACGGGCTTCGATGAAGCACCTGCCGCCGGCGAGAAGTTCTACGTGCTGGAAGATATCGCCGATGCTCGCGAGATCGCAGAAATGCGAGCCAGCCGCAGCCGCGAACAGCACCTCGGAGGTCATACCGTCAAGGTTTCGTTCGAGGACTTCCAGGCTCGTCTGCAGTCGGGCAACCTAGCTGGCGACGACGCCGGTATCGTTTATCTCAACATCATTCTGCGAGCCGACACGCGTGGTTCGATCGAAGCCATCCAGAAAGAACTGGACAAGCTCGATCACCCCGAAGTCAAGGTCCGCGTGATGCAGGCCACCGTCGGCGGTGTGACTGTTGCCGACGTGACGCTGGCTTCCGCTTCGGATGCCGTGATCGTCGCGTTCAACGTCATCCCAGACGAAGCTGCACGTAGCCTGGCCGATGATCGTGGCGTCGAAATTCGCCGCTACAACATCATCTACAAGGTGACCGAAGACATCAAGTTGCTGTTGGAAGGCCAACTACGACCAGAGTCTCGCATCACCGAACTGGGTCGCGCCCTGGTGCAGCGTACGTTCTCGATCAGCCGCATCGGTACCATCGCTGGTTGCCGTGTGCTGGGTGGGATCATCGAACGCAACTGCCGTATTCGGGTCAACCGAGATGGTCGTGGCATCGGCGAATATGGCTTGGACTCGCTCAAGCGTGAAAAGGACGATGTCAAGGAAGTCCGCGAAGGGTACGAGTGCGGTATCAAGCTCGTCGGCTTCAACGATATCAAGGATGGGGACATCCTCGAGGCATTCAAGGTCGAGGAATTCGCTCGAACCCTGGATAGCTAA
- the rbfA gene encoding 30S ribosome-binding factor RbfA → MASRRTLKAASAIREVVSMAILTQLRDPRVKDVTVTKVEVSGDMRAGKVYVSIMGDEKKQQQCLNGLRRSAGFLQSCIKDRIDTRYIPKLEFEIDKGVKQALEVSRILKEVLPPTDDEDESEEVLADEDWEPEDEDEQPSAE, encoded by the coding sequence ATGGCGTCTCGTCGAACTCTAAAAGCCGCATCTGCGATTCGGGAAGTTGTCAGCATGGCAATCCTGACGCAGCTGCGCGATCCCCGTGTTAAAGACGTAACCGTGACCAAGGTCGAAGTGTCCGGCGATATGCGTGCGGGCAAGGTCTACGTCTCGATCATGGGCGATGAAAAGAAGCAGCAGCAATGCCTGAACGGCCTTCGCCGTTCGGCAGGCTTCCTGCAGTCCTGCATCAAGGACCGTATCGATACCCGCTACATTCCCAAGCTCGAGTTTGAAATCGACAAGGGTGTGAAGCAAGCACTGGAAGTGAGTCGCATCCTGAAGGAAGTTCTGCCTCCCACGGACGATGAGGACGAATCGGAAGAGGTGCTGGCCGACGAAGATTGGGAACCGGAAGACGAGGACGAACAACCGTCCGCGGAATAA
- a CDS encoding ATP-binding cassette domain-containing protein, whose protein sequence is MARVVLNQVSKRFSDAVAAVSELNLEVADREFLVLVGPSGCGKTTTLRMIAGLEEVSSGEITIGDRDVTHVSPKDRDIAMVFQNYALYPHMTVRRNMSFGLRLRYGGNFISRMWRHWNDAESAARRDEQFRQIPQRVDQVAGTLGISKLLDRYPRELSGGERQRVALGRAIVREPAAFLFDEPLSNLDAKLRVEMRRELKELHRRLGATMIYVTHDQVEAMTLGDRIAVMDQGVLQQVGPPSEVYHKPANRFVAGFLGTPGMNLLEGKLVEENGRLQFRSGGIALEMSANQRPEWEPSSSRTIVLGVRPEAILLAEEPSPGCLPAGRGQVELVESLGDVAYVHIRLPGLPDAGDQAPRITAKATISADGLTDRPTPLAFREEGLHWFDGQTGLRLASVGRN, encoded by the coding sequence ATGGCGAGAGTCGTTCTAAATCAAGTTAGCAAACGATTTTCCGACGCGGTCGCTGCTGTTTCCGAGCTGAATTTAGAGGTCGCCGACCGAGAGTTTCTCGTCCTGGTGGGTCCTAGTGGTTGTGGAAAAACGACCACCTTACGGATGATTGCCGGGCTAGAGGAAGTTTCGAGTGGTGAAATCACGATCGGAGACCGCGACGTAACCCACGTCTCGCCGAAAGATCGGGATATCGCGATGGTTTTTCAAAACTACGCGTTGTATCCCCATATGACGGTCAGACGGAATATGTCGTTCGGACTGCGGCTTCGCTACGGAGGGAATTTTATTTCCCGCATGTGGCGACATTGGAACGATGCCGAAAGCGCCGCCCGGCGTGACGAGCAGTTTCGACAGATCCCGCAACGTGTGGACCAGGTCGCTGGCACGCTGGGGATTAGCAAACTGCTGGACCGTTATCCACGGGAGCTTTCGGGTGGGGAACGCCAACGGGTAGCCCTGGGTCGTGCAATTGTACGAGAGCCAGCTGCCTTTTTGTTTGACGAACCCCTTTCAAATCTCGACGCCAAACTGCGGGTCGAGATGCGAAGAGAACTTAAAGAACTACACCGTCGCCTTGGTGCGACGATGATATATGTCACTCACGATCAGGTCGAAGCGATGACGCTCGGAGACCGGATCGCGGTGATGGATCAGGGAGTTCTGCAACAAGTTGGGCCACCGAGCGAGGTTTATCACAAACCCGCGAATCGGTTTGTGGCCGGCTTTTTGGGAACGCCTGGCATGAACTTGCTCGAGGGCAAGCTGGTTGAGGAGAATGGCCGACTCCAATTTCGCTCCGGCGGAATCGCATTGGAAATGTCAGCCAACCAGCGTCCCGAGTGGGAACCAAGCAGTTCGAGGACAATTGTCCTTGGCGTTCGACCGGAAGCGATCCTTTTAGCCGAGGAACCTTCCCCCGGTTGCCTCCCTGCGGGACGTGGCCAGGTCGAACTGGTCGAATCGCTGGGAGATGTGGCTTATGTCCATATTCGGCTCCCAGGCCTGCCAGACGCAGGGGACCAGGCACCGCGAATCACGGCGAAAGCCACGATTTCGGCAGATGGCCTGACCGATCGACCAACTCCGCTTGCCTTCCGCGAGGAAGGGCTGCATTGGTTCGATGGACAAACAGGTCTGCGTTTAGCGTCGGTTGGACGCAACTAA